CCAGGGCCGGCCCGCCACGGCCCGGGACGCGCCGCCCAGCGCGGCGGCCGACGGCAGCTCGCCGGTCGCCGACGCCGTCACCGGCCCCGGGCAGAACCCGCTCAGCGACCGCGAACACGAGGTTGCCGAGCTGGTGCTGGCCGGACTGACCTACCGGGAGATCGGCGACCGGCTCTTCATCTCGGCGAAGACGGTGGAGCACCACGTGGCCCGGATGCGGTCCCGGCTGAACTGCGCCAACCGGGCGGAGCTGCTGGCCCTGCTGCGCACCGTCGTCGCGGACCGGTCGAGCACACCGGCCCGACAGCCGTGGCCGGAACGGACCGCGCGGTGAGCCGAAAGCGCGGCGACCGTCGGTCGGCCGGACGGAGCGGGACGTGACTCGGACCGGTGGCCGGCGGATACGGCTGCAGCTCGCCTCGCTGGCGGCTGTGCTGTTGACCCTCTGGGCGTACGCGGCGGTGCTGACCGGCCGGGACGCCGCCGATCTGGTCCGGGTCCGGGCCCTGGCGGACACCCTCGGCCAGCCCACCGACCTGCTGATCCTCCACCTCCAGCTGGAGCGCCGGCTCACCGCCGAGACGCTGGCCGGCGCCGGGCAGGCGCGGGCCGCCCTCGCCGGGGCGCGCGACCGCACCGACCGGGCGGTCGAGCCGGTCCGCGCGTTCGTGGCGGGCCACGACCTGCGGCTGCTGACCGCGGGCGCGGTCCGGGACCGGGCCGAGGAGCTCGTCCGGCGGCTGCCCGGGCTGGCCACCCTCCGGTCCGAGGTGGACGACGGGCGGCTCGACCGGTCCGGCGCGGTGGCCGGGTACGACGCGCTGGTCGACACCGCCTTCGCCGTCTACGGCCCGGAGTGGGGCGGGCGGGAGACCGCGCTGGCCGGCGAGACCCGGGCCGTGGTCGCGCTGGCCCGGGCCCGCGAACTGCTCGCCCGGGAGGACACCCTGCTCACCTCCGCGCTGGTCGACGGCCGGATCAGCGCCGAAGAGCGAAGCCACCTGGCGGAACTGATGGCCAGCCAGCGGTACGCCCGCACGGCGGCGGCCGCCGAGCTGCCGGCCGGCGGGCGGGACCAGCACCGCCGACTGGTGGAGGGCCCCCGGTTCGCCGCCCTGCTCGACCTGGAGGACCGACTGCTCCGGACGGAGGGCGACAGCGGCACCCGGATCAGCGCGCAGAGCTGGCGGTCGGCCGCCGACCCGGCGCTGAGCGGACTCCGGGAACTCGTGATCGCCACCGCGCGCGACAGCGTCGAGCGGGCCACGCCGGGCGCCGCCCTGGTGGTCGCCCGGACCGGCGCGGTGCTCGGCCTCGGGCTCATCGCGGTGCTCGTCGTGCTGTTCGGCTGGTCCCGCACCGTCCGCCGGCTGACCGGTGGTGACGCCCGGGCGGCCGAGAGCGCCGCACCCGACCTGTTCCTGCGGCTCACCCGGCGCAACCAGGCCCTCCTGCGCGACCAGCTCAGCCTGCTGGACGCGATGCAGCGGCGCGAGCGCGCGGCGGAGGAGACCGCCGACCTGTTCCGGCTCGACCATCTCGCCACCCGGGTCCGACGCAACGTGGAAAACCTGGTCGCCCTGGCCGGCGCCACCCCCGCCCGCCGTTGGCGGCGGCCGGTGCCGCTGCTCGACGTGGTGCGCGGGGCGGTCGCCGAGGTGCCGGACTACCACCGGGTCCTGGTCGCCCCGCACTGGCCGTGGTCGCTCGCCGGGTCCGCCGTCACGGACGTCGTCCACCTGCTGGCCGAGCTGATCGAGAACGGACTGGCCTGCTCACCGGAGCACACCACGGTACGGGTGGCCGGCGAGCAGGGGCCGCAGGGCTGCTCGGTGGTGGTGGTCGACGACGGGCCCGGCCTGGCTGCCGCCGCCCTGGCCGAGGCGAACGACCTGCTGGGGCACCCGCCGCCCGACGCACCACCCACCGGTTGGGCCGGCCTGTACGTCGCCGGCCGGCTGGCCGAGCGCCGCGGCGCCCGGGTCTCGCTCCGTCCCGGCCCACGCGGGGGGACCGCGGCGGTCGTCCTGCTCCCGGCCGGCCTGGTCACCGGGCCCGAGGCTGGGCCGGTTGCCGAGGTGCCGGTGCCCGCCGGCGCGGGGTCCCCCCAGGCCGGGGCGGTGGACGCCGACAGCGACGGGCTGCCGACCCGGGTCCGGCGTGCCGGG
This sequence is a window from Micromonospora sp. NBRC 110009. Protein-coding genes within it:
- a CDS encoding sensor histidine kinase, with the translated sequence MTRTGGRRIRLQLASLAAVLLTLWAYAAVLTGRDAADLVRVRALADTLGQPTDLLILHLQLERRLTAETLAGAGQARAALAGARDRTDRAVEPVRAFVAGHDLRLLTAGAVRDRAEELVRRLPGLATLRSEVDDGRLDRSGAVAGYDALVDTAFAVYGPEWGGRETALAGETRAVVALARARELLAREDTLLTSALVDGRISAEERSHLAELMASQRYARTAAAAELPAGGRDQHRRLVEGPRFAALLDLEDRLLRTEGDSGTRISAQSWRSAADPALSGLRELVIATARDSVERATPGAALVVARTGAVLGLGLIAVLVVLFGWSRTVRRLTGGDARAAESAAPDLFLRLTRRNQALLRDQLSLLDAMQRRERAAEETADLFRLDHLATRVRRNVENLVALAGATPARRWRRPVPLLDVVRGAVAEVPDYHRVLVAPHWPWSLAGSAVTDVVHLLAELIENGLACSPEHTTVRVAGEQGPQGCSVVVVDDGPGLAAAALAEANDLLGHPPPDAPPTGWAGLYVAGRLAERRGARVSLRPGPRGGTAAVVLLPAGLVTGPEAGPVAEVPVPAGAGSPQAGAVDADSDGLPTRVRRAGASRPGPGPGAADADTVETPLRSERT